A genome region from Erigeron canadensis isolate Cc75 chromosome 3, C_canadensis_v1, whole genome shotgun sequence includes the following:
- the LOC122592935 gene encoding heat stress transcription factor A-4c-like: MSDAQSNANSLPPFIAKTYEMVDDPLTDHIVSWSHNNRSFIVWNPPEFSGELLPRFFKHNNFSSFIRQLNTYGFRKIDPEQWEFANEDFIRGQPHLLKNIYRRKPVHSHSMQNVKTNGASTSSPLTESERTRYKKEIHRLRYEKESLSIEFQKHEQEQKEIELAARALTECLKIAGEHQKDILCALDNTSHQTALVNLEKTDRKRRLSTAEVNNSFNVDISDDRLTTDALLALDLELVDQLESSLMFWEDILIEYHDAFVQPKLDHELLITQKTGSKDNYEIDMNSETFKTVVTDEEQETENLKSEQTSVNDGFWEQFLTENPGGSMTDNDRKGFDLYGKFLWNTRNVNSLAETT; the protein is encoded by the exons ATGAGTGATGCTCAAAGTAATGCCAATAGTTTGCCCCCATTTATCGCCAAGACTTATGAAATGGTCGATGACCCTTTGACCGATCATATCGTGTCGTGGAGTCATAACAATCGAAGTTTCATCGTGTGGAACCCGCCTGAGTTTTCAGGCGAGTTGCTTCCAAGATTCTTCAAGCACAATAACTTCTCGAGCTTTATCAGGCAACTTAATACATAT GGTTTTAGAAAGATCGATCCAGAACAATGGGAATTTGCGAATGAAGACTTTATAAGAGGCCAACCGCATCTTTTGAAGAATATCTATAGGAGAAAGCCCGTTCACAGTCATTCAATGCAGAACGTTAAGACGAATGGAGCTTCTACATCTTCTCCATTGACTGAATCAGAAAGAACTCGATACAAAAAAGAGATACACAGGCTGCGTTACGAGAAAGAATCGCTATCAATAGAGTTTCAAAAGCACGAACAAGAACAAAAAGAGATTGAATTAGCAGCACGTGCGTTGACTGAGTGTTTAAAGATTGCTGGAGAGCATCAGAAAGATATATTGTGTGCCTTAGATAATACTTCACACCAAACGGCTCTAGTTAATTTGGAGAAAACTGATCGAAAGAGAAGGCTTTCTACTGCTGAAGTTAACAACTCCTTTAACGTTGATATTTCTGACGACAGGCTAACTACAGACGCCCTTTTAGCGTTAGATTTGGAATTGGTGGATCAGTTGGAGTCTTCTCTTATGTTTTGGGAGGATATATTGATTGAATATCATGATGCTTTTGTACAACCTAAGTTGGATCATGAGCTACTAATAACTCAAAAAACAGGATCAAAGGATAATTATGAGATTGACATGAATTCTGAGACGTTCAAGACCGTTGTCACAGACGAAGAGCAAGAAACAGAGAATTTAAAATCTGAGCAGACAAGTGTAAACGACGGGTTTTGGGAACAGTTCTTGACGGAGAATCCTGGTGGTTCAATGACAGATAACGATCGCAAAGGGTTTGATCTATACGGTAAATTTTTGTGGAACACAAGGAATGTAAATAGTCTTGCAGAAACAACTTAA